A region from the Fusibacter sp. A1 genome encodes:
- a CDS encoding transposase has product MEIKLPNRKSIRLKHFNYQAGVYFITICTYKMKRTLSEIKENAVSLTEFGHIIENSLLMTQQSFKSSEIHHYAIMPNHLHFILQIHDESLSQSTLSDFICSFKSNSTIQIIKAVKSGKLEPFDKRIWHRNYYEHVIRNEKEYLLKRDYIVRNPYRWEEDEFY; this is encoded by the coding sequence ATGGAAATTAAGCTCCCCAATCGAAAGTCAATTCGATTAAAACATTTTAATTATCAAGCAGGCGTCTACTTTATTACTATTTGCACTTATAAAATGAAAAGAACGCTTAGTGAAATAAAGGAGAACGCAGTGAGTTTGACAGAGTTTGGTCATATCATTGAAAACAGCCTTTTGATGACCCAGCAGTCATTTAAGTCTTCTGAAATACATCATTATGCCATTATGCCAAATCACCTTCATTTTATTCTTCAAATTCACGATGAATCACTATCTCAATCTACATTGAGTGACTTCATATGTTCCTTCAAATCCAATTCGACCATACAAATAATCAAAGCCGTCAAATCTGGAAAACTTGAACCCTTTGACAAGAGAATTTGGCATCGTAACTATTATGAACACGTTATTCGAAATGAAAAGGAATACTTATTGAAGCGCGATTATATAGTAAGGAATCCCTATCGGTGGGAAGAGGATGAGTTTTATTAG
- a CDS encoding MFS transporter, with product MKLKQDLKDYFSLPWRAYVILGSTIINRMGGFVGPFLALILSSKMGLSNATIGFVVAINSIASIIGTLIGGRIIDKFGSRNTRVIFHGLHGLMYLLCVPLGASLAVIPLLTLASFFTGIQAPTGSTLIMANTKPEERKSAFSLNYIAINVGFSIGPLIAVLLYENHLNLLFIGDALSSFVSVLMIAVLIPGNDVPKEEKSKQTQKELSTIALLIKNPNIIIVVGVIMLYFVAFSQFSFGVPITAKNVFGEIKGPEVYGVLASINGVLCMVLTPFVSILVKPLKVSTIIALNGLLYAIGFGMYAFIGSVPLFVAATVIWTVGEILGATNMDVYIAENAPPSHRGRVSALAPVARRTGFVVGPALAGLVSTAFGLTAMWMVVITFALTGSFLMFKSKSMGVKESVEVERVG from the coding sequence ATGAAACTAAAACAGGATTTAAAGGACTATTTTAGTCTTCCTTGGCGGGCGTATGTGATCTTGGGGTCTACGATCATCAATCGTATGGGTGGTTTTGTAGGTCCGTTCTTGGCACTTATTCTGTCATCCAAAATGGGACTGAGTAATGCGACCATTGGCTTTGTGGTAGCGATCAACTCCATAGCAAGCATTATCGGCACACTGATCGGCGGTCGGATTATCGATAAGTTCGGCAGTAGAAACACCCGTGTCATTTTTCATGGCCTGCACGGTCTGATGTACCTTCTTTGCGTGCCGCTTGGCGCGAGTCTGGCAGTAATTCCACTTTTGACTTTGGCATCTTTCTTCACTGGTATTCAAGCGCCTACAGGGTCGACGCTTATCATGGCAAACACCAAACCCGAGGAACGCAAGTCGGCGTTCTCGCTGAACTATATCGCAATCAACGTCGGATTTTCCATTGGTCCGCTGATCGCCGTCTTATTGTACGAGAACCACTTAAACCTACTCTTTATCGGTGATGCCTTGTCGTCGTTTGTTTCAGTACTTATGATTGCTGTGCTGATTCCTGGAAATGATGTTCCAAAAGAAGAAAAATCAAAACAGACTCAAAAGGAACTATCGACGATCGCACTCCTGATTAAGAATCCGAACATCATAATCGTAGTAGGGGTAATCATGCTCTACTTTGTAGCCTTCTCGCAGTTTAGCTTTGGAGTTCCCATCACTGCAAAAAATGTATTTGGAGAGATTAAGGGACCAGAAGTCTACGGAGTGCTGGCATCGATCAATGGTGTGCTCTGTATGGTGCTGACGCCATTTGTCAGCATACTTGTTAAGCCTTTGAAAGTAAGTACGATCATAGCCCTGAACGGTCTTCTATACGCCATCGGATTTGGCATGTATGCCTTTATCGGTTCGGTTCCTCTATTTGTAGCGGCGACCGTCATCTGGACTGTAGGAGAAATTCTTGGAGCGACAAACATGGACGTGTACATCGCTGAAAACGCACCACCTTCACATAGGGGAAGGGTGTCAGCCTTAGCGCCGGTTGCCAGAAGGACAGGTTTTGTAGTCGGTCCGGCGCTGGCAGGCTTAGTCAGCACGGCTTTTGGACTGACTGCCATGTGGATGGTCGTCATCACCTTCGCGCTTACCGGGAGCTTCTTGATGTTTAAGAGCAAGTCGATGGGAGTGAAAGAAAGTGTTGAGGTTGAAAGAGTAGGGTAG
- a CDS encoding MerR family transcriptional regulator, which yields MRIGEFATEVGTSIDTVRHYMDLGLIVPERQGTYFYFDERCKKDYAKVIEMKDMGFSLIEIRNILLIIRFSKMATGMELQHYQSFFENKRDELVKKREELDEMIGQLDSKVETLKSAKVKKSHVIGFGLDFLSILSCPVCSSDLMLSQANIENNTIQTGTLSCKCGHQIHIDQGILVNRESMKSIFESDESYFIRYVKQNSAVYLDNIYKSMEWGYRHIELEKIEGKTVVELGVGNGLFLSHIIKALPESTRYIAVDYDFSRLKYLKKMLERVDYKAKVNFICADFRRIPLKDKTFDFIVDFHGSSSYHFKNTSFLHERLKHYYADDCGIMAVFMCFDKFKKNSKVAEESKYLFNRDEIKKGLKNLGFEMQMDNFIGYQDESTDKDDLFEITNRIINYGFYGQRRKK from the coding sequence ATGCGCATAGGGGAATTTGCTACAGAGGTCGGAACAAGCATCGATACGGTCAGGCATTATATGGATCTTGGGCTGATTGTGCCCGAGAGGCAAGGCACATATTTTTATTTTGACGAGCGATGTAAAAAAGATTATGCAAAAGTAATTGAAATGAAGGATATGGGATTTTCGTTAATAGAAATCCGAAACATACTGCTTATCATCAGATTCTCAAAAATGGCTACCGGGATGGAGCTTCAGCATTACCAAAGTTTTTTTGAGAACAAAAGGGATGAGCTTGTTAAAAAGAGAGAAGAGTTAGACGAGATGATCGGCCAGCTGGACAGCAAGGTGGAGACCTTGAAGTCCGCTAAAGTTAAAAAGAGCCATGTCATCGGATTTGGACTAGATTTTCTGTCCATCCTAAGCTGTCCTGTTTGTTCCTCGGACTTGATGCTCAGCCAAGCCAATATTGAGAACAACACCATACAGACGGGCACCCTTTCTTGTAAATGCGGACATCAAATCCACATCGATCAGGGGATACTTGTCAATCGGGAATCCATGAAGTCGATCTTTGAATCGGACGAGTCGTATTTTATCAGATATGTGAAGCAAAACAGCGCGGTCTACCTAGACAACATCTATAAATCGATGGAATGGGGATATCGTCATATAGAACTTGAAAAAATCGAAGGAAAGACCGTGGTGGAATTAGGTGTCGGCAACGGCCTCTTCTTAAGCCATATCATCAAAGCGCTTCCTGAAAGCACAAGGTATATCGCAGTCGATTATGATTTTAGCAGACTTAAATACCTGAAGAAGATGCTTGAGCGGGTGGATTACAAGGCCAAGGTGAATTTCATTTGCGCCGATTTTAGAAGAATTCCGCTTAAGGATAAGACGTTCGATTTCATTGTCGATTTTCACGGATCCAGTAGCTATCACTTTAAGAACACCTCTTTTCTACATGAACGCTTGAAGCATTATTATGCCGACGATTGCGGGATTATGGCGGTATTCATGTGCTTTGATAAGTTTAAGAAGAATTCGAAGGTCGCAGAGGAATCAAAGTACCTGTTCAATCGGGATGAAATAAAAAAAGGCCTAAAGAACCTAGGTTTTGAAATGCAGATGGATAACTTCATCGGATATCAGGATGAATCGACGGATAAGGACGACCTGTTCGAGATCACCAATCGGATCATCAACTATGGTTTTTACGGACAGCGAAGAAAAAAATAG
- a CDS encoding amidohydrolase: MKALDLSLNETQKNSLKKVLVPGFQDSHMHLIEYGKFLSQVDLRAVKSISEMIGLLKPDAELEKVESFGWNQENFVEKRYPNRYDLDKIADDRPVLLSRICGHVTVVNSYVVEALAMEGVPAVDGGSIDVDSDGNPTGIFREKARDLLKEKGYYDATPDDLKKYILTAQEDLLKKGVTTVHSDDLASFPNLSWKVVVKAFEDLMESGQLILKVVEQANVSDAKELRDTVSRLRGKRFEIGSIKRFTDGSLGARTAHLREPYNDAQQEFGIQLQSDEQLIKEMETAYKAGIPLSIHAIGDRAIERVLSCFEALSAPKEYYGKSGIIHCQITSQDLLVRMKALGLRAYVQPIFLHEDAKIVYDRLGENRACEAYVWRTMHEMGIPLFMGSDAPIDTPDVIKGLYCAVERKTLDQQPISFLKGESLTIDQALEGYVRDKDSQDDWVLLDMPLADCLKTPHENHVVNVWVNGEWVL, encoded by the coding sequence ATGAAAGCACTGGATTTGTCTTTGAATGAAACACAAAAAAATAGTTTAAAAAAAGTTTTGGTACCCGGATTTCAAGACTCGCATATGCATCTTATCGAGTATGGAAAGTTCTTAAGTCAGGTTGATCTGAGAGCGGTGAAGAGCATTTCTGAGATGATCGGTCTATTGAAACCTGACGCAGAGCTTGAGAAAGTGGAATCCTTTGGATGGAACCAGGAAAACTTTGTGGAAAAGCGGTATCCCAATCGATACGATCTGGACAAGATAGCAGATGACAGACCTGTCCTACTGTCCAGAATCTGCGGTCATGTGACGGTTGTGAACAGCTATGTGGTCGAAGCGCTGGCTATGGAGGGAGTTCCCGCAGTGGACGGTGGATCGATCGATGTCGATAGCGATGGCAATCCAACCGGTATATTCAGAGAGAAAGCAAGGGATCTTCTCAAAGAAAAAGGCTATTATGACGCGACACCCGACGATCTTAAAAAATATATACTTACAGCCCAAGAGGACCTTCTGAAGAAGGGAGTCACCACCGTTCATTCGGACGATCTTGCCAGTTTTCCGAACTTATCCTGGAAAGTGGTCGTAAAAGCATTTGAAGACCTGATGGAAAGCGGGCAACTGATCCTAAAAGTGGTGGAGCAGGCAAACGTAAGCGATGCGAAAGAACTGAGGGATACTGTTTCAAGGTTAAGGGGAAAGCGCTTTGAAATAGGCAGCATCAAGCGCTTTACGGACGGGTCGCTAGGGGCTAGGACAGCCCATCTCAGGGAGCCCTACAACGATGCTCAGCAAGAGTTTGGAATTCAGCTGCAATCGGATGAGCAACTAATAAAAGAGATGGAGACAGCCTATAAAGCAGGTATACCCTTATCTATCCATGCCATAGGAGATAGGGCCATCGAACGTGTGCTTTCCTGTTTTGAAGCCCTCAGCGCACCTAAAGAGTATTATGGAAAGTCCGGCATCATACACTGTCAGATCACATCACAAGATCTACTTGTCAGAATGAAAGCGCTTGGACTTAGGGCGTATGTTCAACCGATTTTCCTGCATGAAGATGCGAAGATAGTCTATGACAGGCTGGGTGAGAATCGTGCGTGCGAAGCCTATGTATGGCGCACCATGCACGAGATGGGAATACCGCTGTTTATGGGTTCAGACGCACCCATCGATACACCGGATGTCATCAAAGGGCTCTACTGTGCAGTCGAAAGAAAAACCTTGGACCAGCAGCCGATAAGCTTTTTAAAAGGAGAATCGCTCACGATAGACCAGGCTCTGGAAGGCTATGTCAGGGACAAGGACTCACAAGACGACTGGGTACTGCTTGATATGCCACTGGCGGACTGTTTGAAGACGCCCCATGAAAACCATGTGGTCAATGTATGGGTAAACGGAGAATGGGTGTTGTAA
- the msrA gene encoding peptide-methionine (S)-S-oxide reductase MsrA: MKSIVLAGGCFWGLEAYLKKYEGIISTEVGYANGIIENPTYEQVKTSGTGHAEVVKVTFNPAVISLAEVLMRFWIVVDPTVENRQGPDIGHQYRTGIYYIDKGDLEVIEQSLEEEQKKYERKIVTEVEPLGLYYTAEDYHQNYLEKNPNGYCHIDLSLY, encoded by the coding sequence ATGAAATCGATTGTATTAGCAGGTGGTTGTTTTTGGGGGCTTGAAGCCTACCTAAAAAAATATGAAGGAATCATAAGCACAGAAGTGGGTTATGCGAACGGAATCATCGAAAACCCGACTTACGAACAGGTAAAGACAAGCGGCACAGGACACGCCGAAGTGGTCAAAGTCACCTTTAACCCCGCTGTCATAAGCCTTGCAGAGGTACTCATGCGCTTTTGGATCGTTGTCGACCCGACCGTCGAAAACAGACAGGGACCCGATATCGGACACCAGTACAGGACGGGCATCTATTATATAGACAAGGGCGACCTCGAAGTCATCGAGCAGTCCCTTGAAGAAGAACAGAAAAAATACGAGCGTAAGATAGTAACCGAAGTCGAACCGCTAGGGCTTTATTACACTGCGGAAGACTACCACCAGAATTATCTTGAGAAGAATCCAAACGGCTACTGCCATATCGATTTAAGCTTGTATTAG